A stretch of DNA from Nitrospira sp.:
CCGTGCCACGGCCACCGGATCGATCCCCAGGTGGCTGAAGAACCGACGGTCCTCGATCGCCAGCAGGATGTCGAGAAATCGTGGGGACAGGTCGTCATACGAGACCCATTCACGGACCTGCCGCGAGGCGCCACGCAATCCACTGATCAGTTGCGGTTCCAGATAGGCAGGGAACAATTCGTCGCCCTGGTCAATCGACAACACCCGTGCGACACGACCCTGGTCGAGCACCAAGCGGGCGGGCATGGGTCGCAGGTGCAAATCGGGAAACTCGTGCAGGTAGATATCGATGTCGGCGGAGGTGACACGATATTCGCCGGGCGCGCGGACCGCCGTGTCGACGCGGTGATACCCAAGACGGTTGAGACGTTCGAGCAAATGGGACGCCGCCACATCCAGATCCGGCTTCAGGAGAAACGGCGCGCCGTAAATCAACCGAGGTGGATGCTCATCGCCTGTCGGCAAGGCGAGGCTGGTGGAAAGGTAGAGGCCATAGGAGAGGGCACCCCCTGCGACAAGGAGCACGACGCCCGCCAACATCAGCAGTCCCCGTACGACCCAGCGCGTGACAACCGTCACCACCACATCCCCATGGGCCGAGCATACGCGATCCCGCGAACGAAATCACATCCGGACAAGTGACGGAAGCCGTGGCTGGCCCTGATCCAGGCTTGACAAAGCGCCCTCCGTCCTCTTAGATGGGCGCCACAAGGCCGGTTGCTTACCATCTCATACCTACCCTTATCCACACGAGGAATGAACCGGTGAAGACCAGACTCTCCGCCACGGCGGGTTCCGCCGCCTCTGCCTGCTCGTTATCGAAGACCACTCCTGATGCGGCGACGCTGCCGCACCCGCGCGACCGCCGGCGCCCACCTGCATCATGTCGGCTCCGCCTTGGTGCCGGACCCGCGCTGTTCGCCTGGAGCATGCTCCTGACTGGCCTGACCGCCATGATCCCAACTACCGCGTCGGCGGGCAGTTTCCGCATCTACGATCACAGCGCCTCGGCCACCGGCCAGGCGTCGGCCTTTGTCGCCCAAGCCGACGATGCCTCCGCGGGCTACTACAATCCAGCGGGCATGACCCAACTTCGCGGCGTCCAACTGTCGGCCGGCACGACGCTCATCGCCGGCGGCTTTTCATTTCAGAATGCCGCGGGCACCCAGGCCAACGGAGACCTTCGTGGCAGCGTGGCCATTCCACCCCCGTCCAATATCTACCTCACGGCAAACCTCAAGGATCTGGGGATCGGGTCATGGGAGAGTACGACGGTCGGGCTCGCTGTCTTCAGTCCGTTCGGCACCTTGACACGTTGGCCGGACAGCAGCCCCTTTTCCACCGCCACAACCAAAGCGGCGTTCGAACTCATCGACATCCGTCCCTCCATCGCCTTCCGGCCGTTACCGGATCTGGCCATCGGCCTCGGCGCGGACGTCTATACATTTTCAGGAGCGTTCGGGGAAGGTCAAGTGGAACGCCAATTTCGCTGGCCGGGCGGGCTCGGCATTCCAGCCGGCACCGGCATGGAATTGAACGGACGGGATACGGCCGCCGGCTTCAATGCCAGCCTGCTATATACCCCGCTGCGCAATGAAGACGGCAAACCCCTCGTCAACATCGGCCTCACCTATCGCAGCCAAGCCACCCTGCACCTCGAGGGCCAATTGCTCGCCGCCGGGACTCCTGTGGCGGACACCCGCACCACGTTCGTCGTGCCGCAGGTCCTCACCGGCGGCATCGCCCTGTGGCCCGTCCGCGACAAAGACCGGGAATGGAAAGTAGAACTGGATGTGGACTACACCGGCTGGAAATCGGTCCGCAACCTGGACACCCGCTTGTCGAACGGCCTGACGGTCCCGACGCCGGCCAATTGGACAAGTGGATACACGGTGATGATCGGCACGGAACATAAATGGCTGAACCCCGCGCCGCTGCCCGATTGGGACATCGCCTTACGCGCAGGGTACTGGCATTCGCAGAAAGCGATTCCCGACCAGACCTTCAATCCCGCTATCCCCGACGGCGACAACCATGCGGTCTCCACCGGAATCGGGTTCATGTGCCGGGAGCGCGGCCGGTTTCTCGGGATCATTCCCTGTGGCGGCTCCGAGAAGACCCTCAGCCCCAAGGGGCTTGGCGTCGACCTTGCCTACCAGGCCATCCTCTACGAAAATCGAACCGTCGCCGGCAACATCAATCCAACGGTCAACGGTACCTATCGCACGACGTTGCATGTCGGTTCCATCAACCTTCGGGTAAATTTTTGATGACCGGCGGTTCGCCGATCGTGGTAGAGTACCGCCAGCTATCATGCGCACCGATCTCGTAACCGTTTTCCCGGTTGTTTGTGCGCGGTGATACCGTTTCCGAGCGAGGCCGTTCCATGGATCGCCCGTCTGAGGCCGACTCTTCGACCGACCTTCCCGCCCAACAAGTTCACGTGCTGTATCGCAACATGCCGACCGGTGTCTTGGCGAGCGCCGCCAACGCGGCCATTCTCGCCGCGGTGGAGTGGTCGGTCGTTCCGCATACGCCGTTGATGGTATGGGTTTCCGTGCTGTGGTTCATTGCCGCCGCTCGGGCCACCCTCATCCTCCAATATCGCCGTGGCGCCCCTGCCGCATGGACCAGCCGCGACTGGCACCGATGGATGTTACTCAGCACCACCGCGGCCGGCGTCGCCTGGGGCGGAAGTGTGTACTTCCTCACCCCGGAAATTCCCCTGCCCTATGAGCTGGTCCATCTGTTCGTGCTGGGGGGCATGACCGCGGGCGCGATCTCGGTGCTGTCGGTGTCTCTGCCTCTATTTCTCTGCTATGCCGTACCGGTGACCCTGCCCGCTCTCGGGCATCTCCTGTTCAGCGGGCGCGACTTCCACTCGATCATGGGACTCATGGGGATCCTGTTCCTCATCGCCACCGTCCACTCGGCGTGGAATTTCAATCGGGTCCTGCTTTCTTCCATGCGGTTGCAGCTGGAAAAGCTCACCCTGGTGCGATCGCTCACGACCCGCACGGAAGCGGTCGAACGGCTCAATCAGGAAATCACCAAAGAGGTTCACGAACGCCGCGTGATCGAGGAACATCTACGCATGGCCCAGAGCGATCTGGAACAGCGCATTGCGGACCGCACGGCCGACCTCGCGCAGGCCAATGCCAAACTGCAACAGGAAGTGCGTGAACATCGGCTCACGGAAGGCGCCCGGCTTTCCAGCGAAAAACGATTCAACGCCCTCACCGACAACCTCAACCAAGGCGTATGGTTTGCGCGCGCGCAACCACCCCAGGTGCTCTACGTGAATCCCGCGTT
This window harbors:
- a CDS encoding outer membrane protein transport protein — translated: MIPTTASAGSFRIYDHSASATGQASAFVAQADDASAGYYNPAGMTQLRGVQLSAGTTLIAGGFSFQNAAGTQANGDLRGSVAIPPPSNIYLTANLKDLGIGSWESTTVGLAVFSPFGTLTRWPDSSPFSTATTKAAFELIDIRPSIAFRPLPDLAIGLGADVYTFSGAFGEGQVERQFRWPGGLGIPAGTGMELNGRDTAAGFNASLLYTPLRNEDGKPLVNIGLTYRSQATLHLEGQLLAAGTPVADTRTTFVVPQVLTGGIALWPVRDKDREWKVELDVDYTGWKSVRNLDTRLSNGLTVPTPANWTSGYTVMIGTEHKWLNPAPLPDWDIALRAGYWHSQKAIPDQTFNPAIPDGDNHAVSTGIGFMCRERGRFLGIIPCGGSEKTLSPKGLGVDLAYQAILYENRTVAGNINPTVNGTYRTTLHVGSINLRVNF